The sequence TCTCATTGTCATGGTGAGAAAAATTGATAGGAAGGGGCGGAAGTTGAAGAAGATAATAATAACGAGGACGCTCCTGACCCGATCGAAGGGGATGGAGATGAGAAACAGGAGCAGGTACCCATTGCACGCCCTCggaaaacatcaaaatatatgaCCAAGTACGAAAGAGCTAGGATTCTGGGCACACGGGCTCTGCAGATAAGGTTCGTTTTTCAAGTGTTTTTGGGACTGTGGACTGGAAATTCGtgcttaaattttaattatttgagttATTTTTGGGCTTTGAGAAACTCCTTTTGGCTTCACAGCATGAATGCTCCCGTTATGGTTGAATTAGAAGGTGAAACTGACCCGCTCGAGGTAAAATTCTCCATGTTTTGGTAGTGCTTTTTTGGGgaagaattttttctttccTATTTATTGTCTTTATATACTGTTTGcgttaaaaatattatgcaaACGTGTATTTCTAATATCGAGCTACAGTTTCGTAATCCATTCGCAGAAGGCGTTAGGTTCAATGTGGGCATCTCGCATATTTACTGTTATCTCTGAATTTTTGGTGTGTTTCTTATTAAAAACTTTTAGTACAGAAACCTCAAAAGGATTTGGTTTTGAAACatatatttgtttgaattttttttaaaattttgggaagAAATGTttctttgaatttcaaattttttgctTTGGCTACTACGTTGGAACTTGTTTGCTGCACAAGGTCAACGAAATGCTAGTCCTATCTAATGATGAAGGATTGTGTGTGTTAGATCATGGTTGTGCTTGCTGTTTCCAAATCATGTGATGAACTTTTATAGTGTTAAGATTATGattcattttttgttttgtagTTCCAATACTTTGTTTATTGCATTAAATTACTCGCTTCATGATAATGTAGTTTTACTTTCCTCTACTTTGTAATAGAtggatgattatattatttgggGTGGCACCTTGACCGTTTTAGTATCCGatttttatgcttaaagttgGGTCCAAACTTCAATATTTACATTACACCTATGTAGATATTTAATATGGctttaattttttcttcttgCACCTCAATTAATGTTTTTGGTTTGCATGAGAAACCCCAGAACCTCAATTTTCACATGAATAGTGTTATTTTAGCCAATGTTATTGTATAGGATGGTTAGAAAAAGTAGTTCTTGTATGATTGGCCATCACTTTGGCGTGAATAAATTTGACAAAAAATGCCAGACTCGTAACTCTTTTGTTTGATAATTATGTAGCATGTAAATATGGGCAGCTTTTGTCAATTACTCAACATAGGATTTTGTATTACAAGTGACTTTGAAATTACAATGTGATTTTGTGTAATGTTTTCTTACTATTTACAACATCCATCTTTTTCACCTTATCTTAGATTGCAATGAAGGAGCTACGACAGCGAAAAATACCGTTCACTATTCGTCGTTACCTCCCTGATGGAAGGTAAGATTCAATGGATTCATCAGTACATTCCCTGTTATCTTTATCTTAGTTTTTTTCTGTATTTTCATTTATGTAATCCAGCTATGAAGATTGGGGAGTGAATGAATTGATTGTGGAAGACTCGTGGAAAAGGCAAGTTGGGGGAGAGTGAAACACCAATTCTTCTCGAAAAAGTGCTTTAGGAGTTTTGCCTATGTATTGTCTTATGGCGTTTCAAATGGTCCTCTCTAGAACAATGTAAAATACTTGTCTTCTTTTGTGGAGACTAAACTCGTGGTATTCCATGAAGCTCTTGTTTCATGTTCTATGAGTCCCTTgaagattttattttacttaattaGTCCTTATCATCTTAGACAACATGATGGCAGAGAAAAAACTTGCACTTGTTGAGAAATATCGTAGCAAATCCTTTCAAAGGACAGATCTTCTGACTGGAAGGAAATGCAGCAGTTTGCTGGGAGTTATAGTtcgaaattatgaattttgaaatacaaagataaGAGTAGCTAATCTATTAATCTAGATTTGCCCTTGTTTATATCAATGGCATACACTTTTTGAACAGTTGACATGACACAATGGCTTCCTGCATATACATTTGCAAAGATATGGATGAATTTCAGTTTCTTCCATTTGTTAAAACCATTCTAAACACaaaatcttaaccaaatatCAATATTCTTTCCTTTTTCCCCCTATGATCATTTAATATCTAACCTTTAGTATTCATTATGACCACCCATATTGAAAGGAACCTCCAAAGACTAATCTAGGTGGGGCGCCTGATATTAGTTGTGGAGTTAAATTAAAGCATGGGCTGTATTAGATTGAATGAAGTCTTTAAACATATTCGCAGACTTGCTTATTAACTGGTATCCAGCTTTGGTGTGGGCCAATCAGCATTTGCTTTTATCAGTCAAAAACAATGATTGAAAGAGAAGTGTCATGTGGTCTGAACCTTGGAATTTTTTGGCGTCATTGCCTTTCCATGTCTCTGTTCTGTACTTCTGTAGGAACCCCACTACAAATTTTTATGTCGACGTGAAttaaactttatattttatttggaaattttaCATAAATCTTTGTTCGGTGTATTCTCATTTCTCCCCGGATAGGCGGAACCCATGGGAGAACGAatgttttgtttgtacaaaAATAACATGAGGTTgacactaaattttttttttgaaactttcGAATCATCAGGTCCGTGACGAATTGATGTTCTAATGTCGATAGGTTATGGTTAATGAAAGAGTGTCGGTTTActcaaatttattataataataccAAATTTTGTCCTAATCACGTGTTTGGAcgaattatataaatgaacgaAATCTACTCACTTTTTCCCTTATAGCCTTTCTTAGTAGATAGATAGATTACTCTAATTGATTTACCTATAATGATCCTAAATGCTTTTTTGTCCCAAACCAATAATTTTATCTAGTTGATGCTTTATTTTTTatggtattattattgttattatatgataattttgattttattcttAAATGTAATAGTAACATGTTTGACTTTTAGTCAAGTATGAATAGTTTTAGAATTAAGACCACGTTTGTCACATTTTAAGATATATTTGTTTCAATTAAATTTACATacaatttattgatttaaataatagttGTCTGGATTGTAAAAAATACTCCatggtttaaaaaataaataaaagaagaaaagacCTTTTGGCTGCTGAAGCAAACGCAACCAATTGATTGTGTAATCATGTCTTTGTTTCGAAGCACATTTAGGTAAGTCGTTCTTTCTTTGAGTTGGATGAAGAAAGCAACAAATGCAAGAGAAAACATcgatatttaatgtttttaattcaatttaatGGAGACATggtgttatttatttatttatttatttaaatcctgATTAATTCCGTCCCCAAAAAACAATAACAAGAAATGGTCAATGTTTAAACAAGCtggatttattgattttttttttgcgatCGTGCACAAGTTCCTCAGTATGAAAAGAAGATTCCATCGAACTTGCAAAAACCTCCTCTTTGACCCATTAAATaattacatataaaaattcaacttgttttatttatttatttattttatctcatCTATATCCTGACATGTgctacataaaaaaatattaaaaataataataataaggatAAATTTGGTAATCAAAAGccaattatcaaatttttgctATCTTTTAGGTTGAGTTtggttgaaaaataaattaatgaaatgattaagaaaaataaaataatgaaatgattaaaagataaatgataaaaaaaattattgaagtagaaaatgataaaataatattatgtttggtatgattagtaagaatgtgataatttagaatattttgataaattgacTAAATTGTCCTTCCACTATTGCGACGGCAGGCGGGCGGCGGTGTGGTGGCCAGACGGAGGCGGCGGCGGTCGCTGACGGAGACGATGGTCGGTGGTGGCGGTGATGGTCGGAGGCGGCGGTCGGCAACGGTGGCGGCCGTCGTGGGAAGTAGTGGTAGTTTGAATATagaagaagggtaaaattggaaaaatatgatgaattAAGAGTTGGATTAATAATCCTATAGGGGAGGAATGATTATTTTATCCTAGTTAATATAACATAATCTTTTATAAGAAAGATTgatttggttaaataaaaatcctatcAAACATGAGATTAGTTgggtttaaaaaatataaatccaCCTAATCTAACGTACCAAACGCAGCGTTAAAGTACCAAGTTATCATCACTCTCCAAGCTTAGGTCCGTCTCGTCTAGCTAACCAAAAACTTACAAAGGCCTATCTCCAAATTGAACATcgcttaattttcattttaatacTAATTAATTACAGGTTTTGAAAAGACACGTCATTCCTCTCCCAATCATTCTCGATGTTTAAGTccgattaatttaaaaaaatgtaacatTCAATCTTCTTAATTATGCAATTAATAGCTTGACGGTAATACCTTAcctaaattaataataatggaTAAATATATGATCAAATTCATTCATCTAATCTAAAACtaagattaattattaaatcataataatggGTATAGGTGATATCTTTTGAAATTTTTCTGATTATATTAAAGTATCTTGTAACAATGgcatatatttttctaaatggAGATCGCTACTCCCAAAAATCCaagtaaaataatgatttattttagttttttctttATCACGTTGACATTGTAAATCACACTGAACAAATTCTGTGTTACATACTCAAAATTAGGATGAGAAACACAAGAAAAAATTGTATACTCgattttttactataaattCATCAAATACTCTTATCGTTCAAAGTATCGGTTCTTAGGATTTATTTtagtttctttaaattaaatagagcAGGCTCCTTAATATACACAAAAAAATGGGTGGGTTGTACTGTCTCTTTCGGATCACGTCCATGACTAGTTACCGCGTCATCTACGCTTCTATATCCGACACGTGTCCTCAGGATGATCCAACGATCAGGAAGTGTCGGTTGGGTTGAGACACTGGTTGAATCAATATTTACCTGTACGGTTTGACCGATACGTGTGCGTTTCGAGaaccaaattcaaattcaacatttattgctatccttttttttttttttttttatgttctatCTTTATTGCTCCATATTTATACTATCGATTTATTCGATctgatttcttttaaaaaataatgatattttaaattgcatATGCACATTATCTCTGATTTTTTTGCTAGGGGTAAGGCCCTTACTCTATGGCTCCGTTTGGTTGAGTATATTAAATAAGGATAGATTAatagtcaaatatttatcgttaaaattttaaaatgttttaataatcattttgacccggTTTAAGATCCAATTTTATGGATAACTATTTGATCAATAGTATTGGATCTTAAATCgggtcaaaattattattaaaacatcttaaaattttaacgataaatatttgactatTAATCTATCCTTATTTAATCCATTAACAAAACACACCCTATGGGTACCCCATTTGGAGCAGAGAGAGATTAAAATCAGTTGATTTTAGTACGTTTATTGACTTTATTATTGTTAGGCTGAACTCATTATCTCGTCGGACTTTGTCATATGCAGATAAAGTACTCCTGAAGTATAACAATCTACTTTGGATTGCTGAcacattataaaaaaatatcataaaaacttttGTTAGACTGTTTCACggttgattaattttttttattattttgaaatattaagcATGCATTGCCTACTTGATGTTAATTCATATGAGATGCCAtgattacaatatatatatatggtgattattaatgttttaaactattttaattcTCTTAAAACAACATTATATTTATGTCATATATTATAAGGgtaaattgtttttaatattcATATGAAAAACATAGACAATAAACTTCTAATGTAAcataaataacatttaaaattatgtaattttaaatttatgtgtaAAACNggataaaaccgaaaaaatcaaaaattcaaACTGAAAAAATCGAACACCGAACTGAaagccgaattttgtaattcggatataaatgttaaaaccggagtttatttggttcgatttcggattatatatgtcaaaaccgaacaaaccgaaaaaaccgaaatttcattaaattaataatttttttatatttttatttatattatatattttgatatgatatttagtgaatgaaaaactattttgaacaatttttagttgatttttgtttgtttaattaatttagaccttatatttaaatattttactaagaaaacatgtagaaagttaacatattatattttacaatatatttatattattaatttaaataattatactaaaaccgaattaaccgatcgaaataaccgaaccgttttggtagaaaaccgaaccgaagaaaaatagttcggatatcggattatatatttc comes from Primulina huaijiensis isolate GDHJ02 chromosome 5, ASM1229523v2, whole genome shotgun sequence and encodes:
- the LOC140977106 gene encoding DNA-directed RNA polymerases II, IV and V subunit 6A-like, with translation MADEDYEMDGGYEDEPMEPEIDEGAEVEEDNNNEDAPDPIEGDGDEKQEQVPIARPRKTSKYMTKYERARILGTRALQISMNAPVMVELEGETDPLEIAMKELRQRKIPFTIRRYLPDGSYEDWGVNELIVEDSWKRQVGGE